A genomic region of Dickeya solani IPO 2222 contains the following coding sequences:
- the pepN gene encoding aminopeptidase N, whose amino-acid sequence MSQQPQVKYRHDYRAPDYTITDIALDFNLHPKQTQVVAVSQVVLQGEPGAALKLDGEGLKLLSVQVDGQDWQAHRLLEGGLELTGLPEKFTLRIETEISPAANSALEGLYQSGEALCTQCEAEGFRHITYYLDRPDVLARFTTRITADKARYPYLLSNGNRVAQGEQDEGRHWVEWQDPFPKPCYLFALVAGDFDVLRDSFITRSGREVALELFVDRGNLDRADWAMTSLKNAMKWDETRFGLEYDLDIYMIVAVDFFNMGAMENKGLNIFNSKYVLAKAETATDKDYLGIEAVIAHEYFHNWTGNRVTCRDWFQLSLKEGLTVFRDQEFSSDIGSRPANRIDNVRVMRGAQFAEDASPMSHPIRPEQVIEMNNFYTLTVYEKGSEVIRMMHTLLGEEKFQAGMRLYFDRHDGSAATCDDFVQAMEDASSVDLSQFRRWYSQSGTPVVTVRDDYDAATRQYRLHVSQTTSIGADKQPKLPLHIPLDVELYGTEGQVIPLRQKGQKLGSVLNVTEAEQTFVFDDVPCQPVPSLLREFSAPVKLNYPWSDEQLTFLMRHASNEFSRWDAAQSLLANYIRLNVARYQQKQPLSLPMHVVDAFRGVLLDERLDPMLASQILSLPGENEMAELFEIIDPDAITAVRQSLTQTLAQEMADELLAVYRANKLASYRVDQQDMGKRSLRNVCLNYLAFADREQADALAAAQFANTDNMTDSLAAMAAAVAAQLPCRDTLLAAFDERWHQDGLVMDKWFSLQASSPASDVVNRVRELLNHRSFSLNNPNRLRSLVGSFCAGNPSAFHAVDGSGYQFLTEMLSDLNTRNPQVASRLIEPLIRLKRYDSGRQALMRQALETLKGLENLSGDLFEKITKALEA is encoded by the coding sequence ATGAGTCAACAACCACAAGTCAAATACCGGCACGATTACCGCGCGCCGGACTATACCATTACCGACATCGCGCTGGATTTTAACCTGCACCCGAAACAGACCCAGGTGGTAGCCGTCAGTCAAGTCGTGCTACAAGGGGAGCCGGGCGCAGCGCTGAAACTGGATGGCGAAGGACTGAAATTACTGAGCGTTCAGGTCGATGGTCAGGACTGGCAGGCGCACCGTTTGCTGGAAGGTGGTCTGGAACTGACCGGATTGCCGGAGAAATTCACGCTGCGGATTGAAACGGAAATCAGTCCGGCGGCCAATAGCGCGCTGGAAGGGTTGTATCAGTCAGGTGAAGCGCTATGTACCCAATGCGAAGCGGAAGGATTCCGCCACATCACCTATTATCTGGACCGCCCGGACGTATTGGCGCGTTTCACCACCCGTATTACCGCCGATAAGGCGCGCTATCCGTACCTGCTCTCCAACGGTAACCGCGTGGCGCAGGGTGAACAGGACGAAGGCCGCCATTGGGTCGAATGGCAGGACCCGTTCCCGAAACCTTGCTATCTGTTTGCGCTGGTGGCCGGCGATTTTGATGTGCTGCGCGACAGTTTCATCACCCGTTCCGGCCGTGAAGTAGCGCTGGAGTTGTTCGTGGATCGCGGCAATCTCGATCGCGCCGATTGGGCGATGACCTCGTTGAAGAACGCCATGAAGTGGGATGAAACCCGTTTTGGCCTGGAATACGACCTCGACATTTATATGATCGTGGCGGTGGATTTCTTCAACATGGGGGCGATGGAGAACAAGGGGCTGAACATTTTCAACTCCAAGTATGTGCTGGCCAAAGCCGAAACCGCCACCGACAAGGATTACCTCGGTATCGAAGCGGTGATCGCTCACGAATATTTCCACAACTGGACCGGTAACCGCGTGACCTGCCGCGACTGGTTCCAGCTTAGCCTGAAAGAAGGGCTGACGGTGTTCCGCGACCAGGAGTTCAGCTCCGACATCGGTTCGCGCCCGGCCAATCGTATCGACAATGTGCGCGTTATGCGCGGCGCGCAGTTCGCCGAAGACGCCAGCCCGATGTCCCATCCGATTCGTCCGGAGCAGGTTATCGAGATGAATAACTTCTATACCCTGACGGTGTATGAAAAAGGGTCGGAAGTCATTCGTATGATGCACACGCTGCTGGGTGAAGAGAAATTCCAGGCGGGGATGCGGTTGTACTTTGATCGTCATGACGGCAGCGCCGCCACCTGTGATGATTTTGTGCAGGCGATGGAGGATGCTTCCAGCGTCGATCTATCCCAGTTCCGCCGCTGGTACAGCCAGTCCGGTACGCCGGTGGTGACGGTGCGCGACGATTACGACGCCGCGACCCGTCAGTACCGCCTGCACGTCAGCCAGACGACGTCGATCGGCGCCGATAAGCAACCCAAGCTGCCGCTGCATATCCCGCTGGATGTGGAATTGTACGGTACCGAAGGGCAGGTGATCCCGCTGCGTCAGAAAGGGCAGAAACTGGGTTCGGTGCTGAACGTGACCGAAGCGGAGCAAACGTTCGTGTTTGACGATGTTCCCTGCCAGCCGGTGCCATCGCTGCTGCGTGAGTTCTCTGCGCCGGTGAAACTGAACTACCCCTGGAGCGATGAACAACTGACGTTCCTGATGCGCCATGCCAGCAATGAGTTTTCCCGCTGGGATGCGGCCCAGAGCTTGCTGGCCAACTACATTCGCCTGAACGTGGCGCGTTATCAGCAGAAACAGCCGCTGTCGCTGCCGATGCATGTGGTGGACGCCTTCCGCGGCGTGTTGCTGGATGAGCGGCTGGACCCGATGCTGGCGTCTCAGATTTTGTCGCTGCCGGGCGAGAATGAAATGGCCGAGCTGTTTGAGATCATCGACCCGGACGCCATCACCGCGGTTCGTCAGTCGCTGACGCAGACGCTGGCGCAGGAAATGGCGGACGAACTGCTGGCGGTCTATCGCGCCAACAAACTGGCGTCTTACCGTGTCGATCAGCAGGACATGGGGAAACGTTCGCTGCGCAATGTGTGCCTGAACTATCTGGCGTTTGCCGATCGTGAACAGGCGGATGCGCTGGCAGCGGCGCAGTTTGCGAATACCGACAACATGACCGATTCGCTGGCGGCGATGGCGGCGGCCGTCGCCGCGCAACTGCCGTGTCGGGATACGCTGTTGGCGGCGTTTGACGAACGCTGGCATCAGGATGGTCTGGTGATGGACAAATGGTTCTCCCTGCAGGCCAGCAGCCCGGCCAGCGACGTGGTGAACCGGGTGCGTGAATTGCTCAACCACCGCTCCTTCAGCCTGAACAACCCCAACCGTCTGCGCTCGCTGGTCGGCTCGTTCTGTGCGGGCAACCCGTCGGCATTCCACGCGGTAGACGGCAGCGGCTATCAGTTCCTGACGGAGATGCTCAGCGATCTGAACACCCGCAACCCACAGGTGGCTTCCCGCCTGATTGAACCGCTGATTCGTCTCAAACGCTACGACAGCGGCCGTCAGGCGCTGATGCGTCAGGCGTTGGAAACGCTGAAAGGGCTGGAAAACCTGTCGGGCGATCTGTTCGAGAAGATCACCAAGGCGCTGGAAGCGTAA
- the pncB gene encoding nicotinate phosphoribosyltransferase, with translation MTLHTSPILTSLLDTDAYKLHMQQAVYHHYHDVHVAAEFRCRGDELLGGYADEIRAQVEAMSQLSLHDDEYAYLASLPFFKTDYLDWLKTFRFNPAQIRVSNHQGKLDIRITGPWREVILWEVPLLAVISEVVHRARTPGEHVAAALSQLHDTLACFRQHSADTDLSRFRLMDFGTRRRFSHEVQHQIVRTLKAEFPYLIGTSNYDLARRLQLTPVGTQAHEWFQAHQQISPTLANSQRAALDAWLLEYPKQLGIALTDCITMDAFLRDFDVQFARRYQGLRHDSGDPIEWGEKAIAHYHALDIDPMSKTLVFSDNLNLEKALHLYRHFGQRINVVFGIGTRLTCDIPGVKPLNIVIKLVECNGKPVAKLSDSPGKTICQDQAFVSELRKAFDLPRVKKAS, from the coding sequence ATGACTTTACACACTTCCCCGATACTGACCTCATTGCTGGATACCGACGCCTATAAGCTACATATGCAGCAGGCGGTGTACCATCACTATCATGATGTACATGTAGCCGCCGAATTTCGCTGCCGCGGCGATGAGTTGTTAGGGGGCTATGCCGATGAAATCCGGGCGCAGGTAGAGGCTATGAGCCAACTGTCGCTGCATGACGATGAGTACGCTTACCTCGCCTCCTTGCCGTTTTTCAAAACCGACTATCTCGACTGGCTAAAAACCTTCCGCTTTAATCCGGCGCAAATCCGCGTCAGCAACCATCAAGGCAAGCTGGATATTCGAATCACCGGGCCGTGGCGCGAAGTGATTCTGTGGGAAGTGCCGCTGCTTGCGGTCATCAGTGAAGTGGTGCACCGCGCCCGCACGCCCGGCGAGCACGTCGCGGCCGCGCTCAGCCAGTTGCACGACACGCTGGCGTGTTTTCGCCAGCACAGCGCCGATACCGACCTCAGCCGCTTCAGACTGATGGATTTCGGCACCCGCCGTCGTTTCTCCCATGAGGTTCAGCACCAGATCGTGCGCACCCTCAAGGCGGAGTTCCCTTACCTGATCGGCACCAGCAACTACGACTTGGCGCGACGGCTGCAACTGACGCCGGTCGGAACCCAGGCGCACGAATGGTTCCAGGCCCATCAGCAGATCAGCCCAACGCTGGCCAACAGCCAACGGGCTGCGTTGGACGCCTGGCTGCTGGAATACCCCAAACAACTCGGTATCGCGCTGACGGACTGCATCACCATGGACGCCTTCCTGCGCGACTTCGACGTGCAATTCGCCCGCCGCTATCAGGGGTTACGGCATGACTCTGGTGACCCGATCGAATGGGGTGAAAAAGCCATCGCTCATTACCATGCGCTGGATATCGATCCGATGAGCAAAACGCTGGTGTTTTCCGATAACCTCAATCTGGAAAAAGCACTGCACCTTTACCGCCACTTCGGGCAACGCATCAACGTGGTCTTCGGTATCGGCACTCGCCTGACCTGCGATATCCCCGGCGTCAAACCGTTGAATATCGTCATCAAACTGGTGGAGTGCAACGGCAAACCGGTGGCCAAGCTGTCAGACAGCCCGGGAAAAACCATTTGCCAGGATCAGGCATTCGTCAGCGAGCTGCGTAAGGCGTTTGATCTGCCGCGAGTGAAAAAAGCCTCCTGA
- the asnS gene encoding asparagine--tRNA ligase: protein MSVVPVVDVLQGRVAVDSDVTVRGWVRTRRDSKAGISFIAVYDGSCFDSLQAVVNNNLANYQSDVMRLTTGCSVEVTGKVVESPGEGQSFELQATELKVVGWVEDPDTYPMAAKRHSIEYLREVAHLRPRTNLVGAVARVRHTLAQAIHRFFHQSGFYWVSTPIITASDTEGAGEMFRVSTLDLENLPRNDQGKVDFSEDFFGKEAFLTVSGQLNGETYACALSKIYTFGPTFRAENSNTSRHLAEFWMIEPEVAFATLDDVAALAENLLKFVFKAVLEERADDMKFFAERVDKEAISRLERFVSTDFAQVDYTDAITILENCGQTFENPVSWGIDLSSEHERYLAEKHFQAPVVVKNYPKDIKAFYMRMNSDGKTVAAMDVLAPGIGEIIGGSQREERLEQLDIRLEEMGLSKEDYWWYRDLRRYGTIPHSGFGLGFERLIAYVTGVQNVRDVIPFPRTPRNATF, encoded by the coding sequence ATGAGCGTAGTGCCTGTAGTCGACGTACTGCAAGGCCGTGTCGCCGTTGACAGTGACGTCACCGTGCGCGGCTGGGTACGTACCCGGAGAGACTCTAAAGCCGGTATTTCCTTTATTGCCGTCTATGACGGTTCCTGCTTTGATTCGCTACAGGCCGTCGTCAATAATAATCTTGCCAATTACCAGAGCGACGTCATGCGTCTGACTACCGGTTGCTCGGTGGAAGTGACCGGCAAGGTGGTGGAATCCCCCGGCGAAGGCCAGAGTTTTGAGCTGCAGGCGACCGAGCTCAAGGTGGTCGGCTGGGTTGAAGACCCTGATACCTACCCAATGGCGGCCAAACGCCACAGCATCGAATACCTGCGTGAAGTCGCGCATTTGCGCCCGCGCACCAACCTGGTCGGCGCCGTCGCCCGTGTCCGTCACACGCTGGCGCAGGCTATCCACCGTTTCTTCCATCAAAGCGGTTTTTATTGGGTATCCACCCCAATCATTACTGCCTCCGATACCGAAGGCGCCGGCGAAATGTTCCGGGTATCTACACTGGATCTGGAAAACCTGCCGCGCAACGATCAGGGCAAAGTAGATTTCAGCGAAGATTTCTTCGGTAAAGAAGCGTTTCTGACCGTATCCGGCCAGCTTAACGGCGAAACCTATGCCTGTGCGCTGTCCAAAATCTACACCTTTGGGCCGACCTTCCGTGCTGAAAACTCCAACACCAGCCGCCACCTGGCGGAGTTCTGGATGATCGAGCCGGAAGTGGCATTTGCGACGCTGGACGACGTCGCCGCACTGGCGGAAAACCTGTTGAAATTTGTGTTTAAAGCGGTGCTGGAAGAGCGTGCCGATGACATGAAATTCTTCGCTGAACGCGTAGACAAAGAAGCGATCAGCCGGCTGGAGCGTTTTGTCAGCACCGACTTCGCCCAGGTGGATTACACCGATGCCATCACCATTCTGGAAAACTGCGGACAGACATTTGAAAACCCGGTGTCCTGGGGCATCGACCTGTCTTCCGAGCACGAACGCTATCTGGCCGAGAAACACTTCCAGGCGCCCGTCGTCGTCAAAAATTACCCGAAAGACATCAAAGCCTTTTATATGCGCATGAACAGCGACGGCAAAACCGTAGCGGCGATGGACGTGCTGGCGCCGGGCATTGGCGAGATTATCGGGGGTTCCCAGCGTGAAGAACGTCTGGAACAGTTGGATATCCGTCTGGAAGAAATGGGACTCAGTAAAGAAGATTACTGGTGGTACCGCGATCTGCGTCGTTACGGCACCATTCCTCACTCTGGTTTTGGTCTTGGTTTTGAACGTTTGATTGCTTATGTAACCGGTGTACAAAATGTGCGCGATGTCATTCCATTCCCGCGCACACCGCGCAACGCCACCTTCTAA
- a CDS encoding porin encodes MMKRNVLAVVIPALLAAGAANAAEVYNKDGNKLDLTGKIEAAHYFGDESKSAFGDGDQTYTRLGFKGETQISKDLTGYGRFEYQFDASNAEDSNSLPSSNTGSKTRYAYAGLKFGDFGSLDYGRNRAIGYDGISYTDVLPEQGGDSSYTDNLTGRNAGVATYRNKNFFGLVDGWDFALGYQAKHNDSTQLRKQTGDGWAISSSYTAPFGVGVIGSYTAADRTDSQNVDGRGEKAEAWATGLKYDANNVYVAATYGEYHNLTYKNSAASFAYDKTKVFEAVAQYTFDFGLTPSLGYVTAKADDDTSAAKTSGYLKKYVSVGATYAFNKNFSTLVEYDINLIDNDNNPHSVATGNTVAVGAIYQF; translated from the coding sequence ATGATGAAGCGCAATGTTCTTGCAGTGGTAATCCCGGCGCTGTTGGCTGCCGGCGCAGCTAACGCGGCTGAAGTGTACAACAAAGACGGCAACAAGCTGGATTTGACTGGTAAAATCGAAGCCGCTCACTACTTCGGTGATGAGTCTAAAAGTGCGTTTGGCGACGGTGATCAGACCTATACTCGTCTGGGCTTCAAAGGTGAAACTCAGATCTCCAAAGATCTGACTGGCTATGGTCGTTTCGAATATCAATTCGATGCCAGCAATGCTGAAGACAGCAACAGCTTGCCGAGCAGCAACACCGGTAGTAAAACTCGCTATGCTTACGCCGGTCTGAAATTTGGTGATTTCGGCTCTCTGGATTATGGCCGCAACCGCGCTATCGGCTATGACGGTATTTCTTACACCGACGTATTGCCAGAACAGGGTGGTGATTCCAGCTACACTGATAACCTGACTGGTCGTAACGCTGGTGTTGCTACCTACCGTAACAAAAACTTCTTTGGTCTGGTTGACGGCTGGGACTTCGCTCTGGGCTACCAGGCTAAGCATAATGACTCCACCCAGTTGAGAAAACAGACTGGTGACGGTTGGGCAATCTCTTCTTCTTATACTGCTCCGTTTGGCGTAGGTGTAATCGGTTCTTATACCGCAGCTGACCGTACTGATTCTCAGAACGTTGATGGTCGTGGTGAAAAAGCCGAAGCTTGGGCAACAGGCCTGAAATACGATGCAAACAATGTGTATGTCGCGGCTACATACGGTGAATATCACAACCTGACTTACAAAAACTCAGCTGCTTCGTTTGCCTATGATAAAACGAAAGTATTTGAAGCCGTTGCACAGTATACCTTTGATTTCGGTCTGACCCCGTCTCTGGGCTATGTAACTGCTAAAGCCGATGATGATACCTCAGCGGCGAAAACCAGCGGTTATCTGAAGAAATATGTCAGCGTAGGTGCTACCTATGCATTCAACAAGAACTTCTCTACTCTGGTTGAATACGATATCAACCTGATCGATAACGATAACAACCCGCACAGCGTTGCTACTGGCAACACTGTAGCTGTTGGCGCTATCTATCAGTTCTAA
- a CDS encoding porin: protein MMKRNILAVVIPALLAAGAANAAEVYNKDGNKLDLTGKVHAGYYFGDSTKSFEGRGDQTYVRMGFKGETQITKDLTGYGRFEYHFDASNPEDSNSLPVGTNGNGSKTRYAYAGLKFANFGSIDYGRNKGIAYDGISYTDVLPEWGGDQSYTDSITGRSSGVATYRNKNFFGLVNGWDFGVQYQAKHEDSSQLRKQTGDGWGISSSYTSPIGVGVIASYEAADRTDSQIADNRGKKAEAWAAGLKYDANNIYLATTYGEYHNLSYLGRTSAFALDKTKVFEAVAQYHFDFGLTPSLAYVSAKADNDTTGNGFAAGTSGYITKYVSIGGTYNFNKNLAANVEYLVNLIDSDNNPYNRRTGNSVFTGLTYQF, encoded by the coding sequence ATGATGAAGCGCAATATTCTGGCAGTGGTTATCCCGGCACTGTTGGCTGCCGGTGCAGCTAACGCGGCTGAAGTGTATAACAAAGATGGCAACAAACTTGATCTGACCGGTAAAGTTCATGCTGGTTATTATTTTGGTGATTCAACCAAGAGTTTTGAAGGAAGAGGCGATCAGACCTACGTTCGTATGGGTTTCAAAGGTGAAACTCAGATCACCAAAGATCTGACCGGCTACGGCCGTTTCGAATATCATTTTGATGCCAGCAACCCAGAAGACTCCAACAGCCTGCCGGTTGGCACCAACGGTAATGGTAGCAAAACTCGTTATGCCTATGCCGGTCTGAAGTTTGCCAACTTCGGCTCAATTGATTACGGTCGTAACAAAGGCATCGCCTACGACGGTATCTCTTATACTGACGTTCTGCCGGAGTGGGGTGGTGACCAGAGCTACACCGATAGCATCACCGGTCGTTCTTCTGGTGTTGCTACCTACCGCAACAAAAACTTCTTCGGTCTGGTCAATGGCTGGGATTTCGGCGTGCAGTATCAGGCCAAACATGAAGACTCATCTCAGTTAAGAAAACAGACTGGCGACGGTTGGGGTATTTCTTCTTCTTACACTTCTCCGATTGGCGTTGGTGTCATTGCTTCTTATGAAGCCGCAGATCGTACTGATTCACAAATCGCTGATAACCGAGGCAAGAAAGCTGAAGCTTGGGCTGCTGGCCTGAAATATGATGCCAACAACATCTATCTGGCTACAACTTATGGTGAGTACCATAACCTGAGCTACCTGGGACGCACCTCTGCCTTTGCTTTGGACAAGACCAAAGTATTCGAAGCCGTGGCCCAATACCACTTTGACTTCGGCTTGACCCCGTCTCTGGCATATGTTTCTGCCAAAGCAGACAATGATACGACTGGCAATGGTTTTGCTGCTGGCACCAGCGGTTACATCACCAAATATGTCAGCATCGGCGGCACTTACAACTTCAACAAAAACCTGGCAGCTAACGTGGAATATCTGGTCAACCTGATTGACTCAGACAATAACCCGTACAACAGAAGAACCGGCAACAGCGTCTTCACCGGTCTGACTTACCAGTTCTAA
- a CDS encoding porin, which yields MMKHLINTLATSVLLFSTSLVSAAEVYNKDGNKLDLYGKVRSAYYFGDKTNSFKGNGDSTYARLGVKGESQLSQGITGYGNYEYHFDASRAEDTNAVNGKTRYAYAGLKLLQYGSIDYGRNKGIAYDGLSYTDVLPEFGGDQGYTDNITGRTSGVATYRNKNFFGIVDGWDIGLQYQSRHNDSSNAALQAGNGWGISSAYTTPVGIGVITSYETVNRTTAQRATSEGDKADAWAAGIKYDANSTYLAIMYGIFHNLTPIGTSITAFADKTKIFEAVAQYHFDFGFTPSLAYVSARADDDTGIGQGSSGYVTRYASLGGNYTFNKNIVMNVAYLRNLISSANNPFARKTDDTVFTGLVYQF from the coding sequence ATGATGAAGCACTTGATAAATACGCTAGCCACATCAGTATTGTTATTTTCAACAAGTCTGGTCAGTGCAGCCGAGGTTTATAATAAAGATGGTAATAAACTTGATCTGTATGGAAAAGTACGATCAGCTTATTACTTTGGCGATAAAACCAATAGTTTCAAAGGGAATGGTGATTCAACGTATGCACGTCTGGGGGTAAAAGGTGAATCACAGCTCAGCCAGGGTATTACAGGTTACGGCAATTACGAATATCACTTTGATGCCAGCCGGGCGGAAGACACCAACGCGGTTAACGGGAAAACCCGCTATGCGTATGCCGGTTTGAAGCTTCTTCAATATGGCAGTATTGATTACGGAAGAAATAAAGGCATTGCCTACGACGGCTTATCCTATACTGATGTGTTGCCTGAATTTGGCGGCGATCAAGGCTACACCGACAACATTACCGGCCGCACCTCTGGTGTGGCCACGTATCGCAACAAAAATTTCTTCGGCATAGTCGATGGATGGGATATTGGGCTGCAATATCAATCCAGGCACAATGACTCCAGCAATGCCGCGCTTCAGGCCGGTAATGGCTGGGGAATATCTTCCGCCTATACGACACCTGTCGGTATAGGCGTTATCACATCTTATGAAACCGTCAACCGAACGACTGCGCAGCGAGCAACAAGTGAAGGCGACAAAGCAGACGCCTGGGCAGCCGGAATAAAATATGATGCCAATAGTACCTATTTGGCTATTATGTATGGCATATTCCATAACCTGACGCCAATAGGCACCTCAATCACCGCCTTTGCTGATAAAACCAAAATATTTGAGGCTGTAGCGCAATACCACTTTGACTTTGGATTCACACCGTCTTTGGCATACGTATCTGCCAGAGCGGACGATGATACCGGTATCGGACAGGGCTCCAGCGGCTATGTCACCCGATACGCCAGTTTAGGGGGCAATTACACGTTCAATAAGAACATCGTCATGAATGTCGCCTACCTGCGCAACCTGATAAGCAGCGCCAATAACCCATTTGCCCGAAAGACCGATGATACGGTGTTCACCGGTCTGGTCTATCAATTCTGA
- a CDS encoding amino acid aminotransferase, with amino-acid sequence MFEKISAAPADPILGLADLFRADERPHKINLGIGVYKDETGKTPVLTSVKKAEQLLLETETTKNYLGIDGIPEFARCTQELLFSKQSEIIANKRARTAQTPGGTGGLRVAADFIANQTSAKRIWVSNPSWPNHKNVFSAAGLDVCDYTYYDAVNHALDFDGMLTSLSAAQAGDVVLFHGCCHNPTGIDPTEAQWAQLADLALEKGWLPLFDFAYQGFARGLDEDAAGLRIFAAKHKELVVASSYSKNFGLYNERVGACTIVAADAATVDTTFSQVKATIRANYSNPPSHGAAVVATVLSNESLRNIWEQELTAMRERIQRMRHLFVSTLQEKGANQDFSFIINQNGMFSFSGLSKDQVLRLRNEFGIYAVNSGRINVAGMTPENMAPLCEAIVAVL; translated from the coding sequence ATGTTTGAAAAAATCTCTGCCGCACCTGCCGACCCGATTCTGGGGCTGGCCGACCTGTTTCGCGCTGACGAGCGTCCCCATAAAATCAATCTGGGGATTGGGGTCTATAAGGATGAAACAGGTAAGACACCGGTACTCACCAGCGTGAAAAAAGCGGAACAGCTGTTGCTGGAAACAGAAACCACCAAAAACTACCTGGGTATTGATGGCATACCGGAATTTGCCCGTTGCACTCAGGAACTGTTATTCAGTAAGCAGAGCGAGATCATTGCGAACAAACGTGCACGCACCGCACAGACGCCGGGCGGCACCGGCGGTCTGCGTGTTGCCGCAGACTTCATCGCCAACCAAACCAGCGCCAAGCGTATCTGGGTCAGTAACCCGAGCTGGCCGAACCACAAAAATGTGTTCTCTGCTGCCGGCCTCGACGTCTGCGATTACACCTACTATGATGCTGTCAACCACGCGCTGGATTTTGACGGCATGCTGACCAGCCTCAGCGCGGCTCAGGCCGGCGATGTTGTGCTGTTCCACGGCTGTTGCCATAACCCTACAGGCATCGACCCAACGGAAGCGCAGTGGGCGCAGTTGGCCGATCTGGCGCTGGAAAAAGGCTGGCTGCCGCTGTTTGACTTCGCCTATCAGGGCTTTGCCCGCGGTCTGGATGAAGACGCCGCAGGGTTGCGCATTTTTGCCGCCAAACACAAAGAATTAGTCGTCGCCAGCTCTTACTCCAAAAACTTTGGCTTGTACAACGAGCGTGTCGGCGCCTGCACGATCGTGGCAGCAGATGCCGCCACTGTCGACACCACATTCAGCCAGGTCAAAGCGACTATCCGCGCCAACTACTCCAACCCACCGTCACACGGTGCGGCTGTGGTGGCTACGGTGCTGTCCAACGAGTCGCTGCGTAATATCTGGGAACAGGAACTGACGGCAATGCGTGAACGTATTCAGCGCATGCGTCACCTGTTCGTCAGTACGCTGCAGGAAAAAGGCGCCAATCAGGATTTCTCCTTTATCATCAACCAGAATGGCATGTTCTCTTTCAGCGGGTTGAGCAAGGATCAGGTGCTGCGTCTGCGCAACGAATTTGGTATTTACGCGGTGAACTCCGGCCGAATCAACGTGGCAGGCATGACGCCGGAAAACATGGCGCCACTGTGCGAAGCCATCGTTGCGGTGCTGTAA
- a CDS encoding MBL fold metallo-hydrolase, which produces MKYQIIPVTAFSQNCTLLWCEKTLQAAIVDPGGEADKIKQVVAQTGVTVTQILLTHGHLDHVGAAAALAEYFQVPIVGPQYADAFWLDGLPAQSRMFGLDDCPSLVPTRWLEEGDTVAIGESVLSVLHCPGHTPGHVVFIDELARFAQVGDVIFRGGVGRSDFPQGNHQALVDSIRNKLFPLGDDIVFIPGHGPTSTFGEERRTNPFVRDTN; this is translated from the coding sequence ATGAAGTACCAGATTATTCCTGTCACAGCTTTTAGCCAGAATTGCACGCTGTTATGGTGTGAAAAAACGTTGCAGGCCGCCATTGTTGATCCCGGCGGTGAGGCAGATAAAATCAAGCAGGTTGTGGCGCAGACCGGTGTGACGGTAACGCAGATTCTGCTGACGCATGGTCACCTGGACCATGTGGGCGCCGCCGCTGCGCTGGCTGAATATTTTCAGGTGCCTATCGTCGGCCCGCAATATGCGGACGCCTTCTGGCTTGATGGGTTACCCGCCCAGAGCCGGATGTTCGGTTTGGATGATTGTCCGTCGCTGGTACCGACCCGTTGGCTGGAGGAAGGCGATACTGTCGCCATTGGCGAGTCGGTATTATCTGTTCTGCACTGTCCGGGCCATACGCCGGGTCATGTGGTGTTCATTGATGAGCTGGCGCGTTTCGCACAGGTTGGCGATGTGATTTTTCGTGGCGGAGTAGGGCGTAGTGATTTCCCGCAGGGCAACCATCAGGCGCTGGTGGATTCCATCCGCAACAAGTTGTTCCCGCTGGGCGATGATATCGTCTTCATTCCGGGCCACGGGCCAACGTCCACGTTTGGCGAAGAGCGTAGAACGAACCCGTTTGTGCGCGATACCAACTGA